The Bacillota bacterium genome includes a window with the following:
- a CDS encoding PLP-dependent aminotransferase family protein — MDLSKHLKSIKLNHQSKAPLYLQIAEAVTAKIKDFSLPPGSKLPPERELAEIIGVSRTTAINAYRKLEQQGLIQSKIGSGTYVAESSDAADELSSAVPWSQLFKPYPQTPLSSIMKEMVSVLNFDEIISLGTGMPDPAYYPVEQFETLLHRHMGSFNKNAFAHISTEGFAPLKSSVAAHVRSKGINATAEETIILSGSQQGLYLLSNVLLEPGDYVVTESPTFIGAIQVFQAAGAKVLTLPTGEGFSLSILEDYLIRYRPKMLYVIPTFQNPTGSVLSESRRRELLSLASRHRLVVVEDDPYSELYFEDKPPLPLKAMDTYGGVVYLSTFSKILFPGLRTGFIVSDPALINRLAVEKQYVDLHSSNISQLMLHLYLEHGDLAGHLSGMRKIYKKRRDVLAKAIKRNFGDQIVFNLPGGGFYFWCKINSSVTTNKLLHETTKNGVTFIPGNAFYSDLSGDREFRLCYASIDESTISEGVKRMSKSFQQLSHTRRKKDAEQITMRPIV; from the coding sequence TTGGATCTATCCAAACATCTTAAAAGTATAAAATTAAACCACCAATCCAAAGCTCCCCTGTACTTGCAAATCGCCGAAGCTGTTACTGCTAAAATTAAGGATTTTTCCTTGCCGCCCGGAAGTAAACTTCCCCCGGAGCGGGAATTAGCCGAAATAATCGGGGTCAGCCGTACTACAGCCATTAATGCCTACCGTAAGTTGGAGCAGCAGGGTTTAATACAATCAAAAATAGGGAGTGGCACGTATGTGGCTGAGTCCTCCGATGCAGCAGATGAATTATCTTCGGCGGTACCCTGGTCACAGCTGTTTAAGCCTTACCCCCAAACACCATTGTCCTCCATAATGAAGGAAATGGTTTCAGTTTTGAATTTTGACGAAATTATCTCTCTGGGCACAGGCATGCCTGATCCGGCATATTACCCCGTGGAACAGTTTGAAACCTTACTTCACCGGCATATGGGAAGTTTTAATAAGAATGCCTTTGCCCATATTTCAACAGAAGGATTTGCTCCTTTAAAAAGTTCTGTTGCCGCACATGTTCGAAGCAAGGGAATTAATGCCACCGCAGAGGAAACCATCATCTTGTCAGGTTCACAGCAGGGGTTATATTTGCTAAGTAATGTACTTTTAGAGCCGGGAGATTACGTTGTGACAGAATCGCCCACATTTATCGGCGCCATACAGGTTTTTCAGGCCGCCGGTGCCAAAGTGCTCACCCTCCCGACAGGTGAAGGTTTTTCTCTTTCCATCCTGGAGGACTATCTGATTCGTTACCGGCCTAAAATGCTGTACGTTATACCCACTTTTCAAAACCCCACCGGCAGTGTGCTGTCCGAAAGCCGGCGCAGGGAGCTGTTAAGCCTGGCGTCCCGGCACCGGCTGGTCGTTGTGGAAGATGACCCGTATAGTGAACTTTATTTTGAAGACAAGCCCCCTTTACCTTTAAAGGCCATGGATACTTATGGCGGGGTGGTTTACTTAAGTACTTTTTCCAAAATTCTTTTTCCGGGCCTGCGTACCGGCTTTATTGTGTCGGACCCGGCTCTAATTAACCGTCTGGCCGTAGAAAAACAATATGTCGACCTGCATAGCAGCAACATTTCACAGTTAATGTTGCACTTATATTTGGAGCATGGTGATCTTGCCGGACATCTTTCCGGTATGCGTAAAATTTATAAAAAGCGTAGGGATGTTCTGGCCAAAGCCATCAAGCGTAATTTTGGTGATCAAATTGTTTTTAATTTACCCGGCGGTGGGTTTTACTTTTGGTGTAAAATTAACAGTTCTGTTACCACCAACAAGTTGCTTCATGAAACGACCAAAAACGGTGTCACATTCATTCCCGGTAATGCCTTCTATAGCGATCTGTCCGGTGATAGGGAGTTTCGCCTCTGTTATGCGTCTATTGATGAAAGTACTATTTCAGAGGGTGTAAAAAGAATGTCCAAATCGTTCCAACAATTAAGTCATACGAGAAGAAAAAAAGATGCAGAGCAAATTACTATGCGCCCCATCGTATAA
- a CDS encoding molecular chaperone Hsp70: MELIEKQELIFALDIGTRTVIGLVAAVEDNDLTLLCEEVREHPGRAMFDGQIHDIPQVAAVVAEVKKALENKVGRTLDKVAVAAAGRSLHTDRVSVVQEIDQNSEIDKTFVRGVEMEALREAHRRLDESPEMKDRYYCVGHTVLGYSLDGYWLANLLGHRGSVIGCEVIATFLPGSVVNGLYAVLERCGLEPVNLTLEPIAAIDVAIPDNFRLLNLALVDMGAGTSDLAISRDGNIMAYGMVPVAGDEITEAVVDIYLVDFNTAEGIKRKISEGGDIQFIDIVGVEHSINCEELLEKIEPALDKLAGELAGNILELNDGEPPRSVFCVGGGTRIPTFTDRLARCLGISPQRVVLRDRSNLPNVKLSDEENGLAVTGPEGITVAGIASVAAKRMGFDFMSVLINGREYRLFNTRTLSVSDVLGLIQFNPRDLIGRNGKDLSFILNGERKVVFGEFARHAEIEINGKPANLQSIVKDADEIYVVKAQDGWDARGTVGDYLPQEQGVMVFLHGSKETLEPAGLVNGEPVSPGHEISPGDNVVIKLPRTVAHLLEIRGVERRTVIVNVNGEQVGLSHVLKDGDRVSWHIPEAGEEKPDLSHDCATETGGNPVDQGINVRVNGDEIILTKPNPIFIDIFRHIDFNDSHTQGVPVLKLNGEKAKYTDPLSSGDEVEVSFQKGSR; the protein is encoded by the coding sequence ATGGAATTAATAGAAAAACAAGAACTAATATTTGCTTTGGATATAGGTACCCGTACGGTAATAGGCCTGGTTGCTGCGGTGGAAGATAATGACTTGACTTTGCTCTGTGAAGAAGTTCGGGAACACCCCGGCCGGGCAATGTTTGACGGTCAAATCCATGATATTCCGCAAGTGGCTGCGGTGGTGGCGGAAGTCAAAAAAGCCCTGGAAAACAAGGTGGGCCGTACCCTGGATAAGGTAGCTGTGGCCGCAGCGGGGCGTTCCCTGCATACAGATAGGGTTTCAGTGGTACAAGAAATTGATCAGAACAGTGAAATTGATAAAACGTTTGTACGGGGAGTAGAGATGGAAGCGCTCCGGGAGGCACACCGCCGCTTGGATGAAAGCCCCGAAATGAAAGACCGTTACTATTGTGTGGGACACACAGTTTTGGGTTACAGTCTTGACGGTTATTGGCTGGCTAATTTACTAGGCCACCGGGGAAGTGTGATAGGCTGCGAAGTTATTGCAACCTTTCTACCGGGATCGGTTGTAAATGGGCTATATGCTGTTTTAGAACGTTGCGGCTTAGAACCGGTGAATCTAACTCTTGAGCCTATTGCAGCTATTGATGTAGCCATTCCGGACAACTTTCGCCTTTTAAATCTGGCTCTGGTGGACATGGGGGCAGGTACGTCTGATTTGGCAATTTCGCGGGATGGTAATATTATGGCTTACGGGATGGTTCCTGTGGCCGGTGACGAAATTACCGAGGCAGTGGTGGACATTTACCTGGTTGATTTTAATACGGCTGAAGGTATAAAGAGAAAGATTTCTGAGGGTGGGGATATTCAGTTTATTGATATAGTGGGGGTCGAGCATTCGATCAATTGTGAAGAATTATTAGAAAAGATTGAACCTGCATTGGACAAACTAGCTGGAGAACTTGCCGGTAACATCTTAGAGTTAAATGATGGAGAGCCCCCTCGCTCGGTTTTTTGTGTGGGAGGAGGGACACGGATTCCTACCTTTACTGATAGGCTTGCCCGGTGCCTGGGAATTTCACCGCAACGGGTTGTCTTGCGTGATCGCAGTAACTTGCCGAATGTTAAGCTCTCTGATGAGGAAAACGGTTTAGCAGTAACCGGTCCGGAAGGGATTACCGTGGCCGGTATTGCATCGGTGGCAGCAAAACGTATGGGGTTTGATTTTATGTCGGTCCTCATCAACGGAAGAGAGTACCGCCTTTTTAATACCAGAACCTTGAGTGTGTCTGATGTTTTAGGGCTTATACAATTTAACCCCAGGGATCTTATAGGAAGAAACGGAAAAGATCTGTCTTTTATTCTTAATGGGGAGCGCAAAGTAGTGTTTGGAGAATTTGCGCGCCATGCAGAAATTGAGATTAATGGCAAACCGGCCAACCTGCAGAGTATAGTAAAGGATGCCGACGAAATATATGTAGTAAAAGCCCAAGACGGGTGGGACGCCCGGGGGACTGTAGGTGATTATCTGCCCCAGGAGCAGGGGGTAATGGTATTTTTGCACGGCAGCAAGGAAACGCTGGAGCCTGCCGGCTTGGTAAACGGGGAACCGGTTTCGCCCGGGCATGAAATATCACCGGGAGATAATGTTGTGATTAAATTACCTCGTACTGTAGCTCACTTATTGGAGATACGGGGAGTAGAACGCCGCACTGTTATAGTCAATGTGAATGGTGAACAGGTTGGCCTGTCCCATGTTTTGAAAGATGGTGACAGGGTAAGCTGGCACATTCCTGAAGCCGGTGAGGAAAAGCCGGACCTTAGCCATGACTGCGCAACAGAAACCGGTGGAAACCCGGTTGATCAGGGCATAAATGTACGGGTAAACGGTGATGAGATTATTTTAACTAAACCAAACCCCATTTTCATTGATATTTTTCGGCACATAGATTTTAATGATAGCCATACTCAGGGAGTTCCTGTGCTCAAATTGAACGGTGAAAAGGCCAAATATACTGATCCCCTTTCCAGCGGGGATGAGGTGGAAGTAAGTTTCCAAAAAGGATCACGATAG
- a CDS encoding AzlD domain-containing protein: MRNEILYIILGMAVVTYLTRFGFIYLFRYIKAPDKLERWLKHVPTSILTAMIVPALLLPAGHLDLTFDNRYLFAGIVAGLVAWKTGNIFITMFSGMVIMLAYIFQPLA; this comes from the coding sequence GTGAGGAATGAAATATTGTACATCATACTGGGCATGGCTGTGGTAACATATCTTACCAGGTTCGGTTTTATATACTTGTTCCGGTACATTAAAGCACCGGATAAACTTGAACGCTGGTTAAAACACGTTCCCACCAGCATTCTGACTGCCATGATTGTACCCGCACTGTTATTACCTGCCGGCCATCTTGATTTAACTTTTGACAACCGTTATCTTTTTGCCGGCATAGTGGCCGGTCTTGTAGCGTGGAAAACCGGCAACATATTTATCACCATGTTTTCGGGCATGGTAATAATGCTGGCCTACATTTTCCAGCCCCTGGCCTAA
- a CDS encoding alpha/beta hydrolase — MQPVNEGYIQSGRYNFFYRNIGQTGPAVVFIHGIPTHSFLWQQVMSFLGDNYTTIAPDLLGYGQSSRGSVEDLTLHSQAQHILSILDQLGIEKAHFVGHDLGGGIVQILAVNNPDRVLSITVADGVCFSNWPLPTVVSMRWPTAPEFEPSPFIVQQMLREGMHNQKMLTADIINAFTLPFKDYEDYKALQLAASALEHHETEALVPHLPNINVPTTILWGQYDRFLPPYWGLRLQQAIPNSRLHILPNCGHYSMLDDPQLFSHELGNHLQQNSVMPGIAYKEIRATPSLTQYSFL, encoded by the coding sequence ATGCAGCCTGTTAATGAAGGATATATCCAGTCTGGACGTTATAATTTTTTCTACAGAAATATTGGTCAAACCGGTCCCGCTGTCGTGTTTATTCATGGAATACCTACCCATTCATTTCTCTGGCAGCAGGTAATGTCGTTTCTAGGTGATAACTATACTACTATAGCACCGGACCTCCTGGGTTATGGACAATCTTCCAGGGGTTCCGTTGAAGACTTAACTTTACATAGTCAGGCTCAACATATACTTTCTATTTTAGACCAGCTAGGAATAGAAAAAGCCCATTTTGTAGGACACGACCTTGGCGGGGGAATCGTGCAAATATTAGCTGTAAATAATCCAGACCGAGTATTAAGTATTACCGTTGCCGACGGAGTCTGTTTTAGTAACTGGCCGCTACCTACAGTAGTATCAATGCGTTGGCCTACAGCCCCCGAGTTTGAACCTTCGCCGTTTATCGTACAACAGATGCTGCGGGAGGGAATGCATAATCAAAAAATGTTAACGGCAGATATAATCAATGCTTTTACACTACCGTTTAAGGATTATGAAGATTATAAAGCCCTTCAGTTAGCTGCCAGTGCTTTAGAGCATCATGAAACCGAGGCACTGGTTCCACATCTACCGAATATCAATGTTCCCACAACCATCCTCTGGGGACAATATGACCGTTTTCTCCCACCTTATTGGGGATTAAGATTGCAGCAGGCAATACCAAATTCCCGGTTGCATATTCTTCCCAATTGCGGTCATTATTCGATGTTGGATGATCCTCAACTTTTCTCACATGAGCTGGGAAACCACCTCCAACAAAATAGTGTTATGCCCGGCATTGCTTATAAAGAAATCAGGGCTACACCTTCATTAACTCAGTATTCCTTTTTATGA
- a CDS encoding thiamine pyrophosphate-binding protein, producing the protein MSETVAQVMVKALHYWGIKNIYGVSGDAILPFMDALGRQDNIKFYSTATEQGAAFMACGEARITGNPGVCLATEGPGALNLLNGVADAYRDGVPMLVITGQVKTAKIATNAKQYFNQQHLFAPITGFTTLLTRPESVIETLKIALEKAIGDNTPCHVSIPQDILLSPINTYQIPPLNTPCPPALSGNVDDVVNLLLSSRNPLIIAGKAAIPVKEKVYHLVRHMGAAVIPGQGARGIFSGLEDFLVGGLGECHIPPILNQADCILLIGSSPYEYKFVPKKTVIQVDTRPQNLAHQLNPLSVTGNMALALDLITEGLKKYKCSASWQEKVKRHHQEFNAMIKAEANLLDKPISARKVISILNETIPEDAIVVIDSGEFMHWFDRGFIPKRQTVIISDYWRCMGCGLPFGLGAQVAHSEKKVVILAGEGGFMMTMQEMLTATRYALPVVIVVFNNGRYLLEEHRMQKAGMVSFGVDVYAPHFFVLAEACGVKGLRVEDPGELRGLLNQAMSYSSTVLVDVIVKDEKPAFI; encoded by the coding sequence TTGAGTGAAACTGTTGCACAGGTAATGGTAAAGGCTTTGCATTATTGGGGTATAAAAAATATTTACGGGGTTTCCGGCGATGCTATTTTACCCTTTATGGATGCCCTGGGTAGACAGGATAACATTAAATTTTACAGTACCGCCACTGAACAGGGTGCCGCTTTTATGGCCTGCGGAGAAGCCAGAATAACAGGAAACCCCGGTGTCTGCCTGGCCACGGAAGGGCCCGGCGCGTTAAACCTATTAAACGGTGTGGCCGATGCTTATCGTGACGGGGTACCCATGCTGGTCATTACGGGCCAGGTTAAGACCGCTAAAATTGCTACTAACGCCAAACAGTATTTTAACCAGCAGCATTTGTTTGCCCCCATAACCGGTTTTACAACTTTGCTTACCAGGCCGGAGTCGGTTATTGAAACGCTTAAAATAGCTTTGGAAAAAGCCATAGGAGACAATACTCCCTGCCATGTGTCCATCCCTCAAGACATTCTTTTAAGCCCTATAAATACCTATCAAATTCCACCACTTAATACCCCATGTCCGCCTGCTCTGTCCGGCAATGTGGATGATGTTGTAAATTTGCTGCTTAGTTCTCGCAACCCCTTGATTATTGCAGGTAAAGCAGCAATCCCTGTTAAGGAAAAGGTTTACCACCTGGTCAGGCACATGGGGGCGGCAGTTATTCCTGGACAGGGAGCTAGAGGTATATTTTCCGGCCTGGAGGACTTCCTTGTGGGAGGGTTGGGTGAATGTCACATTCCTCCTATTTTAAATCAGGCTGATTGTATTTTGCTTATTGGGTCCAGTCCCTATGAATACAAATTTGTTCCTAAGAAAACTGTCATCCAGGTAGATACACGGCCGCAAAACCTTGCGCACCAGCTAAACCCGCTTTCAGTGACCGGTAATATGGCTCTGGCCCTGGACTTAATAACTGAGGGCCTTAAGAAATACAAGTGTAGTGCAAGTTGGCAGGAGAAAGTGAAAAGGCACCATCAGGAATTTAATGCAATGATTAAAGCTGAGGCTAATCTGCTGGACAAGCCTATATCTGCCCGTAAAGTAATATCTATTTTAAATGAAACTATTCCTGAAGATGCCATTGTTGTTATTGATTCCGGGGAATTTATGCACTGGTTTGACCGAGGTTTTATTCCAAAACGGCAAACAGTTATAATTTCCGATTACTGGCGGTGTATGGGTTGCGGCCTTCCATTTGGACTGGGGGCCCAGGTGGCTCACAGTGAGAAAAAGGTTGTGATTTTGGCAGGTGAAGGCGGGTTTATGATGACCATGCAGGAAATGCTTACTGCTACTCGCTATGCTTTACCGGTAGTTATCGTAGTGTTTAACAATGGAAGGTACTTACTGGAAGAACACCGTATGCAGAAGGCCGGCATGGTTTCCTTTGGTGTGGATGTTTACGCGCCCCATTTTTTTGTGTTAGCTGAAGCATGTGGGGTTAAGGGGCTCAGGGTGGAAGATCCGGGAGAACTCCGGGGTCTTCTGAATCAGGCTATGTCGTATAGTAGTACTGTGCTGGTGGATGTAATAGTAAAGGATGAAAAGCCTGCATTTATTTAA
- a CDS encoding AzlC family ABC transporter permease, which translates to MDAVKSLSSMEDGRNNTAMLWRAVRDTIPIMFGVVPFGITCGIMGLTAGLSSLETVFMSVLVFAGASQFIAIDMLGAGIMGWWVIVLTTLLVNLRHLLMGASLAPHVNKLPLPMQGALAFGLVDESYALTANQIHREGYNAYYQTGVQISLYIIWAFSTLAGTVLGEKISNPLEWGLDFAMPATFLVLLMPRLTDRISLYVCIISAVFAVLGALYLPGKWYIIIACIAATIAGGFWERGDQGEE; encoded by the coding sequence ATGGATGCTGTAAAATCCTTATCGTCAATGGAAGACGGGCGCAATAACACTGCCATGCTTTGGCGGGCTGTACGGGATACCATACCCATAATGTTCGGTGTAGTACCATTTGGTATTACCTGCGGCATAATGGGTTTAACTGCCGGGCTGAGCTCTCTGGAAACAGTGTTTATGTCGGTACTGGTTTTCGCCGGCGCGTCCCAATTTATTGCCATTGATATGCTGGGGGCAGGCATAATGGGGTGGTGGGTAATCGTACTTACTACCTTATTGGTCAATTTAAGGCATCTGTTAATGGGGGCCTCCCTGGCACCGCACGTAAATAAATTACCATTACCCATGCAGGGAGCGCTGGCCTTCGGCCTGGTTGACGAGTCTTATGCGCTTACTGCCAATCAAATCCATAGGGAAGGCTACAATGCCTATTACCAAACAGGCGTACAAATATCACTATACATTATCTGGGCATTTTCCACATTGGCCGGGACTGTTTTGGGAGAGAAGATATCCAACCCCCTGGAGTGGGGCTTGGACTTTGCCATGCCGGCTACATTTTTAGTTTTACTAATGCCCCGCCTCACCGACCGGATAAGCCTGTATGTTTGCATCATATCAGCTGTATTCGCAGTATTAGGAGCATTATATCTGCCGGGTAAGTGGTATATCATCATTGCTTGCATAGCAGCAACCATAGCCGGGGGCTTTTGGGAAAGGGGAGACCAAGGTGAGGAATGA
- a CDS encoding alpha/beta fold hydrolase, with translation MKRFSILLLTFLITLGLSSSLALADTNQQKIDAPDSDAIEIIVNGDPLALNVSPVMADGRILVPFRAIGEAMGAQIGWDEATQTVSLSLDNKEVKLVLGEMSGMVNESSIELDVPAKMMKGRTLVPLRFANEALGAKVEWKADARQVLVTTLTQSSEKEKFTQANWVDAKKEIKLRTGIKMKYVEMGPKDGKTVVLIHGVTDTSRSWSLAAPYLAQDYHVIIPDLRGHGDTEKIKMRSLPMSLFAEDVVALMGALEIDTAAIVGHSMGSYVAQAIAINYPEKVDELVLVSSAATRVGKTDTWNTVTNLGETPYDREFVEWWYWNPNPVDKTFHEYGMNEVSQLEPWVWQAAYKGIMTTDHSSFLGDIKAPTLIMWGELDPILPQEYQDELRQTIPNAKFTTFENVGHNIQWEQPEKISNMIKQFLQEQK, from the coding sequence TTGAAAAGATTTTCGATATTACTTTTAACGTTTTTAATTACCCTTGGGCTAAGTTCAAGTCTTGCACTAGCCGATACTAACCAGCAGAAAATTGATGCACCTGATTCGGATGCAATTGAAATCATTGTAAATGGAGATCCATTAGCATTAAATGTTTCTCCCGTAATGGCAGATGGTAGAATTTTAGTTCCTTTTAGAGCGATCGGTGAGGCTATGGGCGCTCAAATAGGTTGGGACGAAGCAACGCAAACAGTATCATTAAGCTTGGACAATAAGGAAGTCAAGCTTGTTTTAGGGGAAATGTCCGGGATGGTAAATGAGAGTTCTATAGAACTCGACGTACCGGCTAAAATGATGAAAGGGCGTACCCTTGTGCCTCTTCGATTTGCAAATGAGGCATTAGGAGCCAAAGTAGAATGGAAAGCAGACGCCCGGCAGGTGCTGGTTACCACATTGACTCAAAGTAGCGAAAAGGAAAAGTTTACTCAAGCAAATTGGGTTGATGCAAAGAAAGAAATTAAGCTGCGTACCGGCATTAAAATGAAGTATGTTGAAATGGGGCCTAAAGACGGCAAAACAGTAGTTCTTATTCATGGTGTTACTGATACAAGTCGTTCATGGTCCTTAGCTGCCCCTTATTTGGCACAGGACTACCATGTTATCATTCCTGACCTGAGGGGTCACGGTGATACTGAAAAAATTAAAATGAGAAGTCTTCCCATGTCATTATTTGCAGAAGATGTAGTTGCATTAATGGGCGCTCTTGAAATCGATACTGCAGCAATTGTTGGCCATTCCATGGGAAGTTATGTTGCCCAGGCAATCGCAATTAATTATCCGGAAAAAGTGGATGAGTTAGTATTAGTGAGCTCCGCTGCCACACGGGTTGGCAAAACAGATACTTGGAATACTGTAACTAACTTAGGTGAAACACCATATGACCGGGAATTCGTGGAATGGTGGTACTGGAACCCCAACCCGGTTGACAAGACTTTTCATGAATACGGTATGAATGAAGTATCTCAATTGGAGCCATGGGTTTGGCAAGCAGCCTATAAAGGGATAATGACCACTGATCATAGTAGTTTTTTGGGCGATATTAAGGCTCCAACCTTGATTATGTGGGGAGAACTTGATCCAATTCTGCCTCAGGAATACCAGGATGAGTTACGCCAAACTATCCCTAATGCAAAGTTTACCACCTTTGAAAATGTAGGGCATAATATTCAATGGGAACAACCCGAAAAAATTTCAAACATGATTAAACAGTTTTTACAGGAGCAAAAGTAA